Proteins co-encoded in one Daphnia carinata strain CSIRO-1 chromosome 3, CSIRO_AGI_Dcar_HiC_V3, whole genome shotgun sequence genomic window:
- the LOC130692905 gene encoding oxidoreductase HTATIP2-like produces MSGLTAFVLGATGETGKELLNILASNKAFTRIAVIGRRKLELNEEKFANVEQNVVDFEHLEDYGSAFEGFGIGYCCLGTTRGKSGASGFVKVDRDYVVQSAQLAKQAGCKQFHLLTAQGSNKNSWFLYPRTKGEVEEKVAEMEFDKLCIYRPGLLLCDRQESRVLEKVLQVTIGSVDRWRKVSIPTKAVAQAMVNCTLQPISDKPVDILEHSQIFNTSQND; encoded by the exons ATGAGCGGACTTACGGCCTTCGTTCTTGGTGCTACTGGAGAGACTGGGAAAGAATTACTTAACATTCTTGCCTCCAACAAGGCTTTTACTAGGATCGCTGTCATTGGAAGGAGGAAACTTGAGCTAAACGAAGAAAAGTTTGCAAACGTTGAACAAAATGTTGTTGACTTTGAACATCTAGAAGACTATGGATCAGCGTTCGAGGGATTTGGTATTGGATACTGTTGCCTTGGTACCACAAGGGGAAAGTCAGGGGCAAGTGGTTTTGTTAAGGTTGATCGTGACTATGTAGTACAGTCAGCACAACTGGCAAAACAAGCAGGATGCAAGCAGTTTCATTTACTGACAGCCCAGggttcaaacaaaaattcttggttTCTATATCCACGAACCAAAGGAGAGGTGGAAGAAAAAGTAGCAGAAATGGAATTTGACAAACTTTGTATTTACCGCCCAGGATTGCTTCTTTGTGATAGACAA GAAAGTCGTGTTCTCGAGAAAGTACTTCAAGTTACAATCGGTTCAGTTGATCGATGGCGAAAAGTAAGCATCCCAACGAAGGCTGTTGCGCAAGCCATGGTGAATTGCACTCTCCAGCCTATTTCAGACAAGCCAGTAGATATACTGGAGCATTCCCAAATTTTTAATACGTCCCAAAACGATTAA